The following coding sequences lie in one Rutidosis leptorrhynchoides isolate AG116_Rl617_1_P2 chromosome 4, CSIRO_AGI_Rlap_v1, whole genome shotgun sequence genomic window:
- the LOC139842605 gene encoding uncharacterized protein, which yields MPNWKFLDISPDVLMAEDCSHIVPMRGVSFIDDDDDDDDCHLAFQLCECNLHDYVRNVFKDVHHNVILETRYTLRWQNLIQGMLQAVHHIHSNKKAHADLNPCKILISNNCVKIGGMTRCKELDPESRDSDYFDLARNELHIFTNGRHVFTNERNSLGGLDVDELFRNLQSLRNYLPEIHDAISKLLYPSERILVGIDDVNIKLLPWLMGHPSLWSPEKRINFFIEVSNSLFEDRGSWQYANDVENCYNCGDWSKVFHPSVIKALERIKVDGNTILYEYDKFSLTSLLRFIRNIFGHTIKTFFRAKFNGARTGYRISRHDLNFESVERILRYFYPGLLISLYYAIHRNLYRIPTVSRLHGCIDGFVFDFSILLFGG from the exons ATGCCGAACTGGAAATTTTTAGATATCAGTCCCGATGTCTTGATGGCTGAAGATTGTTCACATATTGTTCCTATGCGGGGTGTGAGttttatagatgatgatgatgatgatgatgattgtcatCTTGCATTTCAACTGTGCGAGTGCAATCTTCATGATTACGTTAGAAATGTTTTCAAGGATGTTCACCATAACGTAATCTTGGAAACAAGATATACTTTAAGATGGCAAAATCTAATACAGGGGATGTTACAGGCAGTTCATCATATTCACTCTAATAAAAAAGCTCATGCTGATTTGAACCCCTGTAAGATCCTAATTTCCAATAACTGTGTAAAGATTGGTGGTATGACCCGTTGTAAGGAACTGGACCCGGAATCTAGAG atTCGGATTACTTTGACTTGGCAAGGAACGAGCTTCATATTTTTACCAACGGGCGTCATGTATTCACTAACGAACGCAACAGCCTCGGTGGGCTCGATGTAGATGAACTTTTTCGAAATTTGCAATCTTTGAGAAATTACCTTCCAGAAATTCATGATGCTATTTCGAAACTTTTGTATCCATCAGAAAG GATACTAGTTGGGATCGATGACGTTAACATAAAGTTGCTTCCTTGGTTAATGGGTCATCCTTCACTTTGGAGCCCGGAGAAGCGTATAAATTTCTTTATAGAAGTCAGCAACTCATTGTTTGAGGACCGCGGGAGTTGGCAATATGCAAACGATGTCGAAAACTGTTATAATTGTGGTGATTGGAGTAAAGTTTTTCATCCGAGTGTTATTAAAGCTTTGGAAAGGATTAAGGTTGATGGAAATACAATCCTGTATGAGTATGATAAGTTTTCTTTGACTAGCTTGCTTAGATTTATCAGGAACATTTTTGGACATACGATAAAAACCTTCTTCAGGGCGAAGTTTAATGGGGCGAGAACAGGGTACCGTATATCTCGACATGACTTAAACTTTGAGAGTGTAGAGAGAATTCTAAGGTATTTCTATCCTGGCTTGCTTATCAGTCTCTATTACGCAATCCACAGAAATCTATATCGTATTCCAACTGTATCCAGGTTACATG GATGTATTGATGGATTTGTATTTGATTTTTCGATTCTTTTGTTTGGTGGATAA